A single window of Zea mays cultivar B73 chromosome 10, Zm-B73-REFERENCE-NAM-5.0, whole genome shotgun sequence DNA harbors:
- the LOC100280359 gene encoding uncharacterized protein LOC100280359 has product MMETEEEQQQRSTRRWQRLQRAASVEELVVPAGADAAAGGGDDDDLEVTRDPTVVRGWRRLKAVSMVVFSGGARPNTTTTTTTTTEMEPLYPAHEPRSDTDIRLRSPQRKAREVEEASVVLKSPHRKTAVAAQVSTQVQQPSLPPQQPDEVGTKNSAAEVVMDVISPKTTQVGVVHGNPVDDDKEQRARYLKYSQKALGFAVCTFVGYASNASSTGSAAFKMAAAPFFVAIIADLLTLKTKAKHGCALIYLSSFHLILMTYLIFIAFDMAHAYAVLFLPLVASASHLQQKLWPPPPRDDGSADDRSKAVSKDLDSILELSSLILNWSSFVSAIMTVVRHFHHCCWQGQ; this is encoded by the exons ATGATGGAGACGGAGGAGGAGCAGCAGCAGCGCTCTACGCGGCGTTGGCAACGGCTCCAGCGAGCGGCCTCCGTGGAGGAGCTGGTGGTGCCTGCGGGTGCAgacgcagcagcaggcggcggtGACGACGACGACCTTGAGGTGACAAGGGATCCTACGGTGGTCAGGGGCTGGCGACGGTTGAAGGCCGTGTCCATGGTGGTCTTCAGCGGCGGCGCCCGACccaacaccaccaccaccaccaccacgacGACG GAAATGGAGCCGCTGTATCCAGCCCATGAGCCTCGAAGTGACACAGATATCAGGTTGAGAAGCCCCCAGCGGAAGGCACGTGAGGTAGAAGAAGCCAGCGTGGTACTCAAGAGTCCACACCGAAAGACCGCTGTTGCAGCTCAG GTATCAACGCAGGTACAACAGCCCTCGCTACCTCCGCAACAGCCTGACGAGGTCGGAACCAAAAATTCAGCAGCGGAGGTTGTAATGGACGTCATATCACCGAAAACCACTCAG GTGGGCGTTGTCCATGGCAACCCAGTCGACGATGACAAGGAACAGCGGGCGCGGTACCTCAAATACTCGCAGAAGGCGCTCGGCTTCGCCGTCTGCACGTTTGTCGGGTACGCAAGCAACGCATCGTCCACCGGAAGCGCGGCCTTCAAGATGGCCGCCGCGCCCTTCTTCGTGGCCATCATCGCCGACCTCCTGACGCTGAAGACGAAGGCGAAGCACGGCTGCGCCCTGATCTACCTGTCGTCGTTCCACCTGATCCTCATGACGTACCTCATCTTCATCGCGTTCGACATGGCCCACGCCTACGCCGTCCTCTTCCTGCCGCTGGTCGCCTCCGCCTCCCACCTCCAGCAGAAGctgtggccgccgccgccgcgtgaCGACGGGAGCGCCGACGACAGGAGCAAGGCCGTTAGCAAGGACCTGGACAGCATCCTAGAGCTGTCCTCTCTGATCCTCAACTGGAGCAGCTTCGTCAGCGCGATCATGACCGTGGTCAGGCACTTTCATCACTGCTGCTGGCAAGGACAATGA
- the LOC100280359 gene encoding uncharacterized protein isoform X1, with translation MMETEEEQQQRSTRRWQRLQRAASVEELVVPAGADAAAGGGDDDDLEVTRDPTVVRGWRRLKAVSMVVFSGGARPNTTTTTTTTTEMEPLYPAHEPRSDTDIRLRSPQRKAREVEEASVVLKSPHRKTAVAAQVQQPSLPPQQPDEVGTKNSAAEVVMDVISPKTTQVGVVHGNPVDDDKEQRARYLKYSQKALGFAVCTFVGYASNASSTGSAAFKMAAAPFFVAIIADLLTLKTKAKHGCALIYLSSFHLILMTYLIFIAFDMAHAYAVLFLPLVASASHLQQKLWPPPPRDDGSADDRSKAVSKDLDSILELSSLILNWSSFVSAIMTVVRHFHHCCWQGQ, from the exons ATGATGGAGACGGAGGAGGAGCAGCAGCAGCGCTCTACGCGGCGTTGGCAACGGCTCCAGCGAGCGGCCTCCGTGGAGGAGCTGGTGGTGCCTGCGGGTGCAgacgcagcagcaggcggcggtGACGACGACGACCTTGAGGTGACAAGGGATCCTACGGTGGTCAGGGGCTGGCGACGGTTGAAGGCCGTGTCCATGGTGGTCTTCAGCGGCGGCGCCCGACccaacaccaccaccaccaccaccacgacGACG GAAATGGAGCCGCTGTATCCAGCCCATGAGCCTCGAAGTGACACAGATATCAGGTTGAGAAGCCCCCAGCGGAAGGCACGTGAGGTAGAAGAAGCCAGCGTGGTACTCAAGAGTCCACACCGAAAGACCGCTGTTGCAGCTCAG GTACAACAGCCCTCGCTACCTCCGCAACAGCCTGACGAGGTCGGAACCAAAAATTCAGCAGCGGAGGTTGTAATGGACGTCATATCACCGAAAACCACTCAG GTGGGCGTTGTCCATGGCAACCCAGTCGACGATGACAAGGAACAGCGGGCGCGGTACCTCAAATACTCGCAGAAGGCGCTCGGCTTCGCCGTCTGCACGTTTGTCGGGTACGCAAGCAACGCATCGTCCACCGGAAGCGCGGCCTTCAAGATGGCCGCCGCGCCCTTCTTCGTGGCCATCATCGCCGACCTCCTGACGCTGAAGACGAAGGCGAAGCACGGCTGCGCCCTGATCTACCTGTCGTCGTTCCACCTGATCCTCATGACGTACCTCATCTTCATCGCGTTCGACATGGCCCACGCCTACGCCGTCCTCTTCCTGCCGCTGGTCGCCTCCGCCTCCCACCTCCAGCAGAAGctgtggccgccgccgccgcgtgaCGACGGGAGCGCCGACGACAGGAGCAAGGCCGTTAGCAAGGACCTGGACAGCATCCTAGAGCTGTCCTCTCTGATCCTCAACTGGAGCAGCTTCGTCAGCGCGATCATGACCGTGGTCAGGCACTTTCATCACTGCTGCTGGCAAGGACAATGA